A part of Arachis hypogaea cultivar Tifrunner chromosome 12, arahy.Tifrunner.gnm2.J5K5, whole genome shotgun sequence genomic DNA contains:
- the LOC112726668 gene encoding alanine aminotransferase 2 — MAVSFVMRKSAAVRFRHLFNRSIAVLQNHHQHKHQIHHHPISSSTYSSLSSPLFSSRFLSSSSSTSMASSDSSFPVTVHNINPKVLKCEYAVRGEVVTLAQQLQEDLKAKPGTHPFDEIIYCNIGNPQSLGQLPITFFREVLALCDIPSVLEKPETPALFSSDAIERAWNIIDMIPGQATGAYSHSQGIKGLRDTIAKGIEERDGFPANPNDIFLTDGASPAVHMMMQLLLRSEKDGILCPIPQYPLYSASIALHGGSLVPYYLDEATGWGLEISELKKQLEAAKKDGISVRALVVINPGNPTGQVLSEENQRDIVKFCKQEGLVLLADEVYQENVYVPEKKFHSFKKVARSLGYGDNDITLVSFQSVSKGYYGECGKRGGYMEVTGFSAEVREQIYKMASVNLCSNISGQILASLVMSPPKVGDESYELYCSERDGILSSLARRAKTLEEALNTLEGVTCNKAEGAMYLFPQIKLPQKAIEAAKAAKTAPDNFYCRNLLNATGVVVVPGSGFGQVPGTWHFRCTILPQEDKIPAIVTRITEFHKKFMDKYRG, encoded by the exons ATGGCAGTATCATTCGTAATGCGGAAATCCGCCGCTGTCAGATTCAGGCACCTTTTCAACCGCTCAATCGCTGTTCTGCAGAATCATCATCAGCATAAGCATCAAATTCACCACCACcccatttcttcttctacttattcttctctctcttcaCCTCTATTTAGCTCCCGTTTCTTGTCCTCGTCATCGTCCACTTCAATGGCTTCCTCTGATTCGTCCTTCCCTGTCACCGTTCACAACATCAACCCCAAG GTTCTGAAGTGTGAGTATGCTGTTCGAGGAGAGGTTGTAACACTTGCTCAG CAATTGCAAGAAGATTTGAAGGCTAAGCCTGGTACTCACCCATTTGATgag ATAATTTACTGTAACATTGGAAATCCTCAGTCTCTTGGTCAGCTCCCAATAACCTTTTTCCGCGAG GTTCTTGCATTATGTGACATTCCATCTGTTTTGGAGAAGCCTGAAACACCGGCTTTATTCAG TTCTGACGCAATAGAGCGAGCTTGGAATATTATTGATATGATTCCTGGGCAAGCAACTGGCGCCTATAGTCACAGTCAG GGTATTAAGGGCCTGCGAGATACAATAGCCAAAGGAATTGAAGAACGTGATGGTTTTCCTGCCAATCCCAATGACATTTTCTTGACAGATGGGGCAAGCCCAGCG GTCCATATGATGATGCAATTGCTGTTGAGGTCAGAAAAAGATGGAATTCTGTGTCCCATCCCTCAGTACCCATTATACTCTGCCTCAATTGCCCTTCATGGTGGCTCCCTG GTACCTTATTATCTAGATGAAGCAACTGGTTGGGGTTTGGAAATCAGTGAACTGAAGAAGCAATTGGAGGCTGCCAAGAAAGACGGCATCAGTGTTAGGGCTTTAGTTGTTATTAATCCAGGCAATCCAACAGGGCAG GTTCTTTCTGAGGAAAACCAGCGGGATATAGTAAAATTTTGCAAGCAAGAAGGTCTAGTTCTTTTGGCCGACGAG GTATACCAAGAAAATGTTTATGTTCCTGAGAAGAAATTTCACTCCTTTAAGAAGGTAGCCCGGTCCCTGGGATACGGGGATAATGATATCACCCTAGTATCCTTTCAGTCTGTCTCGAAAG GCTACTACGGGGAGTGTGGGAAACGTGGTGGTTACATGGAGGTCACCGGGTTTTCTGCAGAAGTCAGGGAACAGATATATAAAATGGCTTCTGTGAATCTTTGCTCTAACATCTCTGGTCAGATTCTTGCAAGCTTGGTCATGAGTCCACCAAAG GTTGGAGATGAGTCTTATGAGTTATACTGTTCCGAGAGGGATGGCATTTTATCCTCCCTTGCTAGGCGTGCAAAG ACACTGGAAGAAGCACTTAACACATTAGAGGGTGTAACATGTAACAAAGCAGAAGGTGCAATGTATTTGTTTCCCCAAATTAAGCTGCCCCAAAAGGCTATTGAAGCGGCAAAGGCGGCAAAAACAGCTCCTGACAACTTCTATTGTCGGAACCTCCTCAACGCTACTGGAGTAGTTGTTGTCCCTGGTTCTGGTTTTGGACAG GTTCCTGGAACTTGGCATTTTAGATGCACCATATTGCCTCAAGAAGACAAGATTCCGGCCATTGTTACTCGCATAACCGAGTTCCATAAGAAGTTCATGGACAAGTACCGCGGCTGA
- the LOC112726669 gene encoding uncharacterized protein isoform X1 produces the protein MDVSTHKFFQSTSVLAPLGEPVPIESNMSSLYGKNKNSNPFVDDDFPDPLCKLNLKETSEFVKSFPVPNANNDETRSTIVDVPAQRREQQQRRVALEAPATPGRPFFSFTTIGRNLSRKSIPSKWDDAEKWLMSSSCHDSPAHVNAVNVNVKKVSESESESSKMECFSDKSRVTVTEERDSKAAPNFRRSSSLDHQNMFGAFNGVSCPTDIVLKDKFTESIEPILPSFRYSEPTKEGFLFRNNAGDAMKDACTEMAYHHHHQQQNEIQHRDVGTEMTPLGSSTTSRCHTPIKSSSPQRHNTPESRSGPLAMANTNSTTCNDLIQLEECHFSKLQLGTQYDLVTSNWSSSGEEEEEISKSLRHNGSKKGDPEYRAATWEEEEKTKCCLRYQREEAKIQAWVNLQSAKAEAQSKKLEVKIQKMRSNLEEKLMKRMSVVHRKAEEWRESARQQHLEQIQKATEQAQKMIHKHHHHSTQFSSHTTISCGCFPCHNIHH, from the exons ATGGATGTCTCTACTCACAAATTCTTCCAATCTACATCTGTATTGGCACCACTTGGG GAGCCAGTACCTATTGAATCCAACATGAGTAGCTTGTATGGGAAGAACAAGAACAGTAACCCTTTTGTAGATGATGACTTCCCTGACCCACTTTGCAAGCTCAATCTCAAGGAGACTTCTGAATTTGTCAAGTCATTTCCAGTGCCAAATGCTAATAATGATGAAACCAGAAGCACCATTGTTGATGTTCCAGCTCAGAGAAGAGAACAACAACAAAGGAGAGTAGCATTAGAGGCTCCTGCAACACCTGGTAGGCCATTTTTCAGCTTCACAACCATTGGAAGGAACCTTTCAAGAAAGAGCATTCCTTCCAAATGGGATGATGCTGAGAAATGGCTCATGAGCAGTTCATGCCATGACTCACCAGCACATGTGAATGCTGTGAATGTGAATGTGAAGAAGGTATCTGAATCTGAATCTGAGTCCTCAAAAATGGAGTGTTTCTCGGACAAGTCAAGGGTCACAGTCACTGAGGAAAGGGACTCAAAAGCTGCCCCAAACTTCAGAAGGTCTTCATCTTTGGACCACCAAAACATGTTTGGTGCTTTCAATGGGGTCTCATGCCCAACAGACATAGTACTAAAAG ATAAGTTCACTGAGAGCATAGAGCCAATTTTGCCAAGTTTCAGATACTCAGAGCCAACTAAAGAAGGATTCTTGTTTAGAAACAATGCTGGGGATGCAATGAAAGATGCTTGCACAGAAATggcttatcatcatcatcatcaacaacaaaatGAGATTCAACACAGAGATGTTGGGACTGAGATGACACCTCTTGGAAGCTCCACAACTTCAAGGTGCCATACACCAATCAAGAGTTCATCCCCTCAGAGGCACAATACTCCTGAAAGTAGGTCAGGACCATTGGCTATGGCAAACACCAATAGCACTACCTGCAATGATCTTATTCAGCTTGAAGAGTGCCATTTTTCCAAATTGCAACTGGGGACACAATATGACTTGGTTACTTCAAATTGGAGCTCAAGtggagaagaagaggaggaaataTCAAAGAGTTTGAGGCATAATGGTAGCAAGAAAGGTGATCCTGAATACAGGGCTGCTACATGGGAAGAAGAGGAGAAGACTAAGTGCTGTCTCAG GTATCAGAGAGAAGAAGCAAAAATTCAAGCTTGGGTAAACCTACAAAGTGCTAAAGCAGAAGCACAATCCAAAAAGCTTGAG gtGAAAATACAAAAGATGAGGTCAAACCTTGAAGAAAAATTGATGAAGAGGATGTCAGTGGTTCACAGAAAAGCTGAGGAATGGAGGGAATCAGCTAGGCAACAACACTTGGAGCAAATTCAGAAAGCCACTGAACAAGCTCAAAAGATGATACACAAACATCATCATCATAGCACTCAATTTTCAAGCCACACCACCATTTCTTGTGGTTGCTTCCCTTGTCATaacatccatcactaa
- the LOC112726669 gene encoding uncharacterized protein isoform X2: MDVSTHKFFQSTSVLAPLGEPVPIESNMSSLYGKNKNSNPFVDDDFPDPLCKLNLKETSEFVKSFPVPNANNDETRSTIVDVPAQRREQQQRRVALEAPATPGRPFFSFTTIGRNLSRKSIPSKWDDAEKWLMSSSCHDSPAHVNAVNVNVKKVSESESESSKMECFSDKSRVTVTEERDSKAAPNFRRSSSLDHQNMFGAFNGVSCPTDIVLKDKFTESIEPILPSFRYSEPTKEGFLFRNNAGDAMKDACTEMAYHHHHQQQNEIQHRDVGTEMTPLGSSTTSRCHTPIKSSSPQRHNTPESRSGPLAMANTNSTTCNDLIQLEECHFSKLQLGTQYDLVTSNWSSSGEEEEEISKSLRHNGSKKGDPEYRAATWEEEEKTKCCLRYQREEAKIQAWVNLQSAKAEAQSKKLEACFFLEPPTNSWSWIPFSLLLFLSC; the protein is encoded by the exons ATGGATGTCTCTACTCACAAATTCTTCCAATCTACATCTGTATTGGCACCACTTGGG GAGCCAGTACCTATTGAATCCAACATGAGTAGCTTGTATGGGAAGAACAAGAACAGTAACCCTTTTGTAGATGATGACTTCCCTGACCCACTTTGCAAGCTCAATCTCAAGGAGACTTCTGAATTTGTCAAGTCATTTCCAGTGCCAAATGCTAATAATGATGAAACCAGAAGCACCATTGTTGATGTTCCAGCTCAGAGAAGAGAACAACAACAAAGGAGAGTAGCATTAGAGGCTCCTGCAACACCTGGTAGGCCATTTTTCAGCTTCACAACCATTGGAAGGAACCTTTCAAGAAAGAGCATTCCTTCCAAATGGGATGATGCTGAGAAATGGCTCATGAGCAGTTCATGCCATGACTCACCAGCACATGTGAATGCTGTGAATGTGAATGTGAAGAAGGTATCTGAATCTGAATCTGAGTCCTCAAAAATGGAGTGTTTCTCGGACAAGTCAAGGGTCACAGTCACTGAGGAAAGGGACTCAAAAGCTGCCCCAAACTTCAGAAGGTCTTCATCTTTGGACCACCAAAACATGTTTGGTGCTTTCAATGGGGTCTCATGCCCAACAGACATAGTACTAAAAG ATAAGTTCACTGAGAGCATAGAGCCAATTTTGCCAAGTTTCAGATACTCAGAGCCAACTAAAGAAGGATTCTTGTTTAGAAACAATGCTGGGGATGCAATGAAAGATGCTTGCACAGAAATggcttatcatcatcatcatcaacaacaaaatGAGATTCAACACAGAGATGTTGGGACTGAGATGACACCTCTTGGAAGCTCCACAACTTCAAGGTGCCATACACCAATCAAGAGTTCATCCCCTCAGAGGCACAATACTCCTGAAAGTAGGTCAGGACCATTGGCTATGGCAAACACCAATAGCACTACCTGCAATGATCTTATTCAGCTTGAAGAGTGCCATTTTTCCAAATTGCAACTGGGGACACAATATGACTTGGTTACTTCAAATTGGAGCTCAAGtggagaagaagaggaggaaataTCAAAGAGTTTGAGGCATAATGGTAGCAAGAAAGGTGATCCTGAATACAGGGCTGCTACATGGGAAGAAGAGGAGAAGACTAAGTGCTGTCTCAG GTATCAGAGAGAAGAAGCAAAAATTCAAGCTTGGGTAAACCTACAAAGTGCTAAAGCAGAAGCACAATCCAAAAAGCTTGAG GCATGTTTCTTCCTCGAGCCACCAACCAACTCATGGTCATGGATACCattctcattattattattcttatcttGTTGA